In Pseudoduganella albidiflava, a single window of DNA contains:
- the minC gene encoding septum site-determining protein MinC codes for MSKSPFQKPIEIKISTVVAVSAILHTSDLIALDAALRGMTGGVADFFEGDLAVIDVGDLAPGSERIDWAGTIELLKKYRLNPVAVRNARPDMLEEIQALGLSIDTGKRDDAGPSTAVPAPAPAPAPAPAPAPAPVSAAAPAAPANTGTIIIDTPVRAGQRIYARGGDLIVMAVVNNGAEIIADGSIHVYNTLNGRALAGASGDATARIFALSMSPELVSIAGVYRTFEDGFPVEQAKQPAQIRLSGDKLDIQSVN; via the coding sequence ATGTCCAAAAGCCCGTTTCAAAAGCCCATCGAAATCAAGATTTCCACCGTCGTTGCCGTCTCCGCGATCCTGCACACGTCCGACCTCATCGCCCTCGATGCCGCCCTGCGCGGCATGACGGGTGGCGTTGCCGATTTTTTTGAAGGCGACCTCGCCGTCATCGACGTCGGCGACCTGGCGCCAGGTTCCGAACGCATCGACTGGGCCGGCACGATCGAGCTGCTGAAGAAGTACCGCCTGAATCCGGTGGCCGTGCGCAACGCGCGGCCGGACATGCTGGAAGAAATCCAGGCCCTGGGCCTGTCGATCGATACCGGCAAGCGCGACGATGCCGGCCCATCCACCGCAGTGCCGGCTCCTGCTCCAGCGCCGGCACCTGCTCCCGCTCCCGCTCCCGCTCCAGTATCGGCGGCCGCGCCTGCCGCGCCCGCCAATACCGGAACGATCATCATCGACACGCCGGTGCGTGCCGGCCAGCGCATCTATGCGCGCGGCGGCGACCTGATCGTGATGGCCGTCGTCAACAACGGCGCCGAGATCATCGCCGACGGCAGCATCCATGTGTACAACACCCTGAACGGCCGCGCGCTGGCCGGCGCCTCCGGCGACGCGACCGCGCGCATCTTCGCCCTGTCGATGTCGCCAGAACTGGTGTCGATCGCGGGTGTTTACCGGACGTTCGAGGATGGTTTCCCCGTCGAGCAGGCCAAGCAGCCCGCACAAATCAGGCTCAGCGGCGACAAACTGGATATACAATCTGTCAATTAA